In the Balaenoptera ricei isolate mBalRic1 chromosome 1, mBalRic1.hap2, whole genome shotgun sequence genome, CCAGCTCAGGTTACCGCGGGTGCCTATAAAGGCCCGGGCGCGGGCGGAGCTCGGAGCTTCTACTTAGCGCGGTGGGAGGGAGCGCGGCCTGCGCGTCAGCGCTACCTGGCGAAGATCTCCCCCTGGATTTCCTCTGCCTGCTGCCCCTGAACCCGCCTGCCACACCCTCAGCCGCCAAGGTAGGACCCCTGCCTGTCGCATTCCCCCGCCTGGCCCTGAGGGGATTGGGGAGGGGCCGGTGGAGCTTGGTTCTGAGCCTGCCCAAGCAGGAGTGCAGGGCTGGGCGGTGTCCTGAGGGCCCGAGAGCCTGTCCCTGCGAAGGACAGAGTGGCCATGACTGCTGGTCCCACTCGTGGGcccaggagggcagaggagggagccCAGTGGGAGGCCTTGTGCCCCCCACCAGCACACCCTCCGTCCCCCGGGGTTTGAAGACCCTGGAGCCCTTCTTGAGGAGAGGGTGTCCTAAGAGATGTTGACCTTCGTTCGTGCCCTTGCGCCCCTGGCTCTCACCAGCCTTGCCCTCCCTTCCCAGGTAGCCTCATGGCTGCAACCTGTGAGATTAGCAACGTTTTTAGCAACTACTTCAGTACGATGTACAGCTCGGAGGACCCCAATCTGGCCTCTGTTCCCCCTGCCACCACCTTCGGGGCCGATGACCTGGTGCTGGCGCTCAGCAGCCCACAGATGCCCCTGGAGGGCACAGGTGGGTCTCAGGAGGGGCTGGGCgtttggggagggggagacacCCGTCTAAGAGCCTGGGACAAGCGAGGGATCGggcagggggagggctggggtgagCTGTAAGAAGCTGGGGTGTTGGGATTTGGGGGCTCTGCCTGGTGGGGTTGCTGGCCAGGGTGCTGTGAGCACCACCGCCCGCCCCGCTCCTGGCTGGGTGCTCTGAGAGTCCAGGCGGGACCCCCGGAATCCCCAACTGGCCCCAGAAGGGGGCTGACCCGTCGCCGTGCTGGCCCCTTGCAGAGAAGGCCAGCTGGTTGGGGGAGCAGCCCCAGCTCTGGTCCAAGGCCCAGGTCCTGGACTGGATCAGCTACCAAGTGGAGAAGCACAAGTACGACGCCAGCACCATCGACCTCTCGCGCTGCGACATGGACGGGGCGGCGCTCTGCCGCTGCGCCCCCGAGGAGCTGCGCCTGGCCTTCGGGCCCCTGGGGGACCAGCTCTACTCCCAGCTGTGGGACCTCAGTGAGTCCTGGAGGGGAGCCCgcctcctgccccgccccctcctcagTTAGGGAGGCTGGTCTGGGGACTGGCCTGAGGGCACCACCAGGGAGAGagccccagggaggggaggggagaccccTGGGCTCTGAGCCCCTTCTCATCAGCTTCCAGCTTCCCCGACGAGCTCAGCTGGATCATGGAGCTTCTGGAGAAGGATAGCATGGCGCTTCAGGAGCCCCTGGGGGACCAGGGCCCCTTCGGTGAGAGCCCCCTCCCAGCCTGTCCCGTCccctctctgccccacccccccagctgGGAGAGTCAGGGCCCCCTCTGAACTCTCACCtccccccagaccagggaagccccttcgcCCAGGAGATGCTCGAGGACTGCAGACAGGCCAGCCCCTTCTACCCGGGCAGCTTCGGCACGGGGGCCCCCTCCCCGGGCAGCTCTGACGTCTCCACCGCAGGTGAGCCCTCGGGCATCTGCCcacagcctcccctccccagatGCCCTGAGCGCTGGCGCCCCGCACTAGACCCTGGGCTTTCTGGGAGGACCGGAAGGGGCTCACTCTGACTCGCCCCTCCAGGGACTGGCGCTTCTCAGAGCCCCCAGGCCTCAGACTCCGGTGGAAGCGACGTGGACCTGGACGCCCCGGACAGCAAGCTCTTCTCTGGGGGTGCGTGGAAGGAGCCTCCTGGTCCCCGTGGGTGTTCCACTGGCAGTGCTCAGGGGctggccccctgccccaccccctcagGGTTTTCCTGGAGGGGGGCTGTCCCCCAGCAGCCCCCATGCCCCCCTCTCCTGACCTTCCACCTCTCCCCACAGACGGCTTTCCCGACTACAAGAAGGGGGATCTTAAGCATGGGAAGCGGAAACGGGGCCGGCCCCGAAAGCTGAGTAAAGATTCCCGGGAGTGTCTTGAGGGCAAGAAGAGCAAGCACGGTGAGAGGGGGCCCTGCACGGCTGGGGGGGCCCTGCACGGCTGGGGGGGGCCCTGCACGGCTGGGGGGGCCCTGCACGGTGAGAGGGGGCCCTGCACGGCTGGGGGGGCCCTGCACGGTGAGAGGGGGCCCTGCACGGCTGGGGGGGCCCTGCACGGCTTGGGGGGGGCCCTGCACGGTGAGAGGGGGCCCTGCACGGCTGGGGGGGCCCTGCACGGCTGGAGGCCGTGGTAGGGCAGGTGGGTCCTCTCTCCTGAGCCGGGCCCTCCACATGTTCCTGTGCACAGGGCCAGGGTGCGCGTGGTCACTGCCCGGTGGCAGGGCCTGGCTGGTCCTGCATGGTGCGGTGGCGATGGAGCCGCGGCGGCTGCAggaagggtggggctggggtccagGCTTCCTGCCCACCCCTCATCCTGCCTGAGGGGCACACTTGCTGGCGGGTGCTGGGCAGGCTCAGGCAGGGACAGTGGCTCGGCCGCTGGACGCCCCGTCCACCGAGGGCCATGCAGGGGTGGCCTTTCCACGCACCAAGTCCCTGCCCCCTGGCCTTGGCCCTTGAGTGGGCTCCTGCCACCAGAGCCACCGGGAGGGCCCCCGCAGCTCTTTCTCATCCGCACACgcaacccctcccctcccacacgCAGTGGGCCTGTTTGCTTCTTGGGGTCATTCTTCCCAGGAAGCTGTCCCCTTGTCCCCCAGGCCGGGGCCAGCTCTGTGGTCCTGCACCTGCTGAGCTCTCACCACCTTTTGCTGTATTTGCTTTTTTACCGTGACCCCTCGAAACTGTGAGCTCCTCAGTGCGGTACGGTGTCTCAACCGCTCTTCTATCCCAGCCAGACATTTGATCAGTGTCTGAGCGAGTTAAACCTCTGTGCCGTGTGAGACGTGGTCTTCCTGGAGCTTCCCCAGCTGTCCAGTGGGGGAGGCCAGGAGGGAGGCAGCCGTCAGTAGGCTGTACGCCGGGATGGGCTGCGGTCGTGGGGGTCAGGGGTACCCTGGGCCACTGACCGATGGAGCCTGGCCTTGTAGCCCCCAGAGGCACCCACCTGTGGGAGTTCATCCGCGACATCCTCATCCACCCGGAGCTCAACGAGGGCCTCATGAAGTGGGAGAACCGGCAAGAGGGCATCTTCAAGTTCCTGCGCTCGGAGGCCGTGGCCCAGCTCTGGggccagaagaagaagaacagcAGCATGACCTACGAGAAGCTGAGCAGAGCCATGAGGTGAGCGGGCCTCGCTGCCCGGCCGGGGCGGCCGTTGGCACCGTCAGAGCCCTCCCCCTTCCGACGGGGGGAGTCCCGTGCAGCGAGGAACCACGGGGTCTGGCCGCCTCGTGGACTGAGTGGGAGCCTGGGAGGTGGCTGGTTGGCCTGCAGCACACACTGAACTTGATCTGACAGCGTTTCTTTGTATCGTCTGCAAGGCTCGTCCTAAGAAAGGCACTTGGTGGTAAAAAGGGCAGTAGCCAAGGCCCACACCATTGAAGCCATTAAGTTGCCTGTCTCTGGACCTTGGTTTCCTCCCAGACCATCGCTAAGGTTTCCTCAACCCTAAAATCACGTGGCTTCATGATGGGCCCAGGACAGAGCTGTAAGCCACACAGAAGCCAGGGCATGGCCAGGTGCTCGGGACAGAGCAGGGCGAAGGGGCAGAAGCTCCTCCGTGCAGGAAGTGGTTCGGGCCCAGGCCGGCCGGGCTGCAGCCCAGCAGGGCAGGTCACCTGAGGCTTCCTGGCAGGTGGGCCCCTGCCTGGGCACCTCTGACCACCCTTCTCCCCTCAGGTACTACTACAAACGGGAGATCCTGGAGCGGGTGGACGGCCGGCGGCTTGTCTACAAGTTCGGCAAAAACTCCAGCggctggaaggaggaggaggtggtcgGGCATAGGAACTGAGGGTCGGACGAGCCCTGCGACCAAAGCTCGGACTTGAGGCTGCAGCCCCCGGAGAGGACCCCCAGGACGTCGGGGCATGTGCCCTGCGCCATGGAGAGAAGCTGAGGCTCTGGGTCCTGTCGGCCGTCGTCCTGGCATCTGGGGCAGGCGGCCTCTGCTCTCTGTCCTCCTCTTGGAATTACAAGCCTGGTGTTTGGGGCGACTTGTGTGCTGGCTGTAGCTGCGCTCGCGGCTCCTTCTGTCTGGGCCGCGTCAGACCCGATCAGACCCCAGTGGCGGACACCTCCCTCCTACAGAGGCCGGAGCAGGCTGAGGAGGCTGGGGGCCCTGGGCCCTGAGAAGGGCCCCCTCTTTCTGGActggcttccccctccccgctcaGTGCTTGGACTCCGCAGGCGGGGGTCAGAGCACTCCGTAATTTATGTGCTATAAATACAGATATGTACATAGAGATCTATTTTTTCTAAGACagtcccctcctgcccctccctcaccaGGTGCTGGTGGCCACACTGACTGTTCTAGGCCCTCTGCTGGACCAGTGAGGAGCAGGGCGATGCCGGGACCCTTGGGAAGGGGCTCCTGGCTCCCTCCTCCTGTGAATGGGGGCAGAGACCTCCAATAAAGTGCCTTCTGGACTTTTTCTAAACTTTGTCTTAGCTACCTGTATACTAAAGTCTGGAGCTCTGGCCCGGATGTGGGCAATGGGGTTGGGAAAGGGGACCAGGGCAGGGGTCTGCCGGCTGGAGGTGAAGGTGGAGGCTGAGGTTGGGGGAGAGTGAGGGCACGGGTGAGCCTTCCCTGGAGCTTGGGCTGTCCTGCCGCCACGAGGCACCTGCGGGGCGACCTGGGCCGAGCCAGGCCTCGCCCGCTGCCCCGCTGTCAGGCCGCTGTGTCCTGGCGTCCACTAAGGAGTCTGGAATTGCGTGTCTGGCCTTGTGGAGTAAATGTGCATTCCAGCCAAGCTGGCTGCAAGCTGAATATCTGTAAGATGAATCCAAGCTTTCGTTGTCGGACGTGAAATCGGAGTTATGATCTTGcggagggaaaaacaaacaaagcaagacGAGTGCTTGAGAAGGACTCGGGGGAGGAGGAATGGTTGGCCTGGTCTACGTGGCACCGCGGACACCGCTGCCGCCGCGTGGCCCCCTCCCCAGGAGGGAGGCTGACAGCCCGGGTCACAGACGCAGAGGGAGGCTTGGCAGCCCCAGGGACTCAGCCATGGTCCCTGCCGTCTCCCCAGAGGCTTCTCCAGGGTTGGGGCTCCTCTGACGGTGTCCTCAGCAGACTCCAGAAGGTGCTGCTCTGTCTGCACAGAATGACACACCTGGGTTCAGGTGGGGCTGTAGGTGGGGGGGCGGTCCTCGTGAAGAACGTCTCCCAGAGTGGCGTTCCTTAAGTCTGAGGCCTCGAGTTCCGGGGAGCACTTTAAAAAGCCATTTTGTGCGTTTGAAAGGCTGTTTATTAGCTGTGTTAGAAATATCAGATTATTCACCAAAGGGATGCGGGTAAGAAAGGGATCTGAGAAAAACAGGTGTGTgctggtgtgtgcgtgtgcacacgtgtgtgcacgGGGCTCACTCAGGAGGACAGGGCCTGGCGGCTAGGAGGGTGGGGAGGTCGCTCAGGAGGGGATGGAGTCATGAAAGAAGCTAGAGTCCTCTGGAGCCCTTGGGGAAGAAGTGTCCTTGTGAAGGTGGGTACTGGGTGAGCGCTGGGGTTTAGTGTCCAGCAGTCCCCACTTCCCCGCGGATGCTACTGGGGGTCCCGGCCTAATAATCGCCTCATTTCTTGAAAATGACCAAGTGCGGGTGCTGTGCTCACCTCTCCGCCCGCATTATCTGGGGTCCTCGCGCCCCCAGAGGGTCACCCGCGTTGCCTGAGTCCCTTCCGAGAGTGGGCAGGAGCCCCGGGACCAGAGCACACCTCCGGGAGCCCAAGCCCCCCAGGACCCTCCGCCTCCATCAGCTTCTTCAGCCCCGAAGGAGGCGCCGGCGGTGAGACGTGGCCCGGAGGGTCGGCTGAGGAGGAGAGCCGCCCGCGGCCCAGCCCTTCATCCCGTGCCAAAGGGCCCGAGGCCGCAGTGCCCGCACGGCGCGCTGACCTTTGTCCTGCCGTTTTCAGTTTATGAGGTGCTTTCCTCATCCTTTATCTCATTCCTTCCGCACCACAGCCCTCGGAGGGGACTGGGCGTCCCCGTGTCCCGGCTGGGGCGGGAGGCTTGTCCAAGGTCGGCGGAGCCTGGACTCCTGCCGGCGCTGGGGGGCGACAGGGGGCGGGGCCTCGCTCCCTCCTAGGGGGCGTGGTCCTCGGTGTCTCTGGCCCCACCCTgccgcccctccccccgccccaggacACTGCAGGGCCCGGCGGCCGTGCCCGTCCCCACCTCCCCGCCGGCTGGACTCAGGGGCGTGGCCCACCTCTTACCTGCCCCCGTGGGGTCGGGGGGCTGCTGGACAGGGGAGGGAGCCCCTCGGGGCGTGCCTGCGGGGGAGGGGCGGCTTCGGCCCTTCAGCTCCCCTCCCGCACGCGGGGGAGCCGAGCTTTCCCTGTCTTCgattcctttctctctgtttaCACCCTTTCACCCTCAGGAGCTGTGGGGCCTCCGGGCAAGGCCGGGCTTACTCATCTCAGTGCCTCCGcagcgcctggcacagagaaggcgCTCGATCAATATTTGCTTGgctgccctgtgcctctccctgcctctccccgcccggccgcccccgccccctccccctgggCACACACGCACTCAGGCCCCCCAGCCTCACACTCgcacacagccacacacacgGCCTCagcgcgccccctgcagtggacgaaACCCCCAGCCCCTGAGTTATCAGCTCACCTCCTCCCCGCTCTCTGAAGGGGTTCTGCTCCCCTTCTCCCCGCCAGGTGGGCTCAGGCGTGCCCCCAAGtcgggcccagtgcaaaatgaaaactcaGCCCACTTGTTAAAAATTATCAACCACTCCCAAGTGGCAACAGCAGAGCTGGGCATTCACCCACGCACGGCCCCTGCCGTGGGGCCCTGAGGGACCCCTGAGGGCAGCACCCCTGCCGGTCAGAGCCGCTGAGCCGCCCACGACACCTCCTGCTACAGGTGCATCTGCAGCAGCAGAAAACCAGGAATACGTGGCCAAGTCTTTAAAATCAGaccaattgggcttccctggtggtgcagtggttgggaatccacctgccaatgcaggggacacgggttcaatccctggtccgggaagatcccacatgccacggagcaactaagcccgtgcgccacaactcctgagcctgcgctctagagcccgcgagcctcaactactgagcccgtgtaccacaactactgaagcccgtgtgccacaactactaaacctgcgctctagagcccacgagccacaactactgagcccgcgtgccacaactactgaagcccatgtgccacaactactgaagcccgcgcctagagcccgtggtctgcaacaagagaagccaccgcaatgagaagcccatgcaccccaaaggagagtggcccctgctcgctgcaactagagaaagcctgcgcagcaacgaagacgcagccaaaaataaataaataagaataaataaataaatttaaaaatcagaacaatTTTCACACAATGACGGGATGGTGGATTCTCTTGCACCAGACGATCTGGCTGTGCTGAGCCAGCTCCCCACTGGACCACAGTCTGTGGAGGCAGAACCGTGGGTCCCCGCAGCCACCATCATCACTGCCACGCAGGGCCCTGTGGCCCGGAAGCAGGAAGTCCTCAGCCTGGGTGGACGTCTCTGTGTCTGCCCCCCACCTACTGCCCCCGGACTAGGAGCTCATCCTGCAGCCCCTCGACCTGCAAAACGATGGCTCATTGAGGCAGTCAATCAGTAAACaggtgatggggggggggggtcatacCTGGATGTGGGTTCCTGCCAGCTGCTTCCACCATGAGGGCCTGGGGGCCAGAGCCCCCTGATGCGTACTTGGAAGTATCGAATTTTCTCACCGCAAGACCTCTTTTAGCCCAGTTGGTGCACAACATATCAAGGACACCCTGGAATATGGGTGCCCTCTGCGCTGGGCATAGCTGATTAACCCAGGGTGCCCAAGAGCCGCCCTTGCCCCGCAGCCTTGTACCGGCCCGGCCCCTCTCCCTCTGGAGGGATTCATCTGTGCAGCACCTCTTCACAGACTCTTCCCGAAACTGACCTCTTTTCAGGAAAAACAGTGTCCCTAGGTGAGTCGGTGAGTCCTGCATCGTAACCAAATCCCAGTGACTGTGGAACAGGGCACTAGACCCAGGTGAACAagccccatttcatagatggggaaactgcggCTCAGAGGAGGCAGGCGACTTGCTCAAAGGCACACAGCGTGCGGTGAGAACGTGAGCTCAGTATCGACAGCTGCCCCCTAAGCAGCACCTACTGGGTGAGGGGTCACTCATCCCTCCTCTCACTGAGCATCTGCCTTGCCACCGGCCTgcgtgcagggggcccaggagggAAGGGCCACCCAGGACTGCAGAGCCCACGAGATCTCAAAGAACAAACCCCCATCAGCCTCCCAGCAGGCCTGCAAGGCAGGATGGACCCTCCtctcccgggggggggggggggggggaaaccgaGGCTGTGCAGGGTGAAGAAACAGCCCATAAGGGCCTGAGACCAGGATCTGGAGCCTGGCTTCTTGCGCCTCTTTCCTCAGCCCCACCACGGACTCTGGACTCCGCCTGAAACCCCACCACCAGATGCACAGTTTGAGAAGCGCCTGGGTGTGGGCTCCATCAGAGTAGGTTTCAGGATGCTTCCCAGTGCCCCTGTGGGAGGATGGAGAGCGAGGTGCCAGTTTTTCAGACCCTCCCAGTAGCCTCCTCATTCTTGTCCtgactccccctcccctcccctcccccttctcctccccctcccccttcccctccccatctactccccctccccctccttctcctcccctccctcctctccctcctcccctcacctcctcctcccttctcctcccccctctcttcccccctcccccaatctactccccctccctctcctccttcttctccctcctcctcctcctccctcctgctacgtgcagggctgggctggggcagcaCCAGCAGCAATTAGCCCAGCTCAGCCACCCGTTACTGGAACCTTCGTGTCAACTCTGGAGCTGGTCCAGGAAACCACACCCAGTGTCCCGAATGACTCAGCTTCACCTGCCCACCTCCACACCTGCCAGCTTCATtgacccaggccacagcaggagGGGAAAGTCCCAACATCCCTTGGTCTATCCTTATCTACCCCATGGGTTTGCAGGGCATGCTGGGATTTATAGTCCTTATATTGCAGGCTTGGTGCCCTGGCTGATTTCTAGCCGTGAGGAAAAGTCAGTGCAAATGCTGGGGTTTGGAGGATGCAGACAGAGCATGTACACTCTTCCGTAGCATCGTCTGACATGCAAGCGGCTTAAGATTAGAGAGACACCACCTCTCATATATCAAATTGGCAAAGAGTAAAAAGAACACCCCTGGTGTCtaggctggtgaggatgtgaagaaaactCAAGCCTGCATAAACCGTTGGTCTAGGTGGGAATTAGGAGACACTTTCCGAAGAACAATTTGACAAGCTGTCTAAAAACCTTGAAAAGCATGCATGACTCTTCCCTAGCAATTTCACATCTGagcacttttccaaagaaaataattgGGTAGGTGCACAAAGATACGTGTACCAGAGCTCCCTCTGTGGCGGTGGTGTAATCGGAGACAAATGGTAGCAACCACGGTGTCACCCAAAGGGGGGGCTGGCGAAACTCGCTGCAGTAGAGATATTTACTCACCTCCCAGGCAGCCCATAAAGTGAGGTTGGACACCTCTATTTACCGACATGTGCAGCTGTCCATGATGTACCATTAAGTGGGAAGAAAGTGGATTTGCATTCACTGTGTGTCAAATGATACACTTTTGTAAAAATGTTAGTGGTTCTCTCTGGGCAGAATCATGGAgaataactatattttctttaaaaaacagattcTGTGTATATTACTATAAAAGAACTAAACTATTTCCCattttgaaaacacacacacacacacacacacacacacacacacacacacacaaaataccaaCTTT is a window encoding:
- the ELF3 gene encoding ETS-related transcription factor Elf-3, which codes for MAATCEISNVFSNYFSTMYSSEDPNLASVPPATTFGADDLVLALSSPQMPLEGTEKASWLGEQPQLWSKAQVLDWISYQVEKHKYDASTIDLSRCDMDGAALCRCAPEELRLAFGPLGDQLYSQLWDLTSSFPDELSWIMELLEKDSMALQEPLGDQGPFDQGSPFAQEMLEDCRQASPFYPGSFGTGAPSPGSSDVSTAGTGASQSPQASDSGGSDVDLDAPDSKLFSGDGFPDYKKGDLKHGKRKRGRPRKLSKDSRECLEGKKSKHAPRGTHLWEFIRDILIHPELNEGLMKWENRQEGIFKFLRSEAVAQLWGQKKKNSSMTYEKLSRAMRYYYKREILERVDGRRLVYKFGKNSSGWKEEEVVGHRN